In Passer domesticus isolate bPasDom1 chromosome 9, bPasDom1.hap1, whole genome shotgun sequence, a genomic segment contains:
- the LOC135307147 gene encoding uncharacterized protein LOC135307147: MRQMLKEMQQAGGQELDGEAGQKAAFPGGSSGSVPASVAGREAMPGTGTGAEVAWKASPLAWLHKVLKPLESPADGSAGRTFPVPLLIPAQKPGSHGRGPLRGKNKGKGQKKPHEPNNTLKQIGTELHKGHANAAGENDLASEPTFRIEPLGDAEVMDQKAGQKEVFPQGSSGSLAAPAAGRKAMADTGTGTADAAGTTTCVPDAHKGLGSDFCKGAACWAGLMAGLLCLELVLMLCCVRLWCYWKKKRCFCASSADGPNNTGNENVAVYPSSPLLPLSTLPWLQQRHEAFPKPVPPRDPLPPSPLVLFPGQN, encoded by the exons atgaggcaaatgctgaaggaaatgcagcaggcaggaggacaag aactggatggagaggctgggcagaaggcggcgtttcctggaggaagcagtggttctgtgccagcctctgttgcaggaagggaggccatgccaggcacaggcacaggag CTGAGGTTGCttggaaggcttctccattagcttggctgcataaagttttgaagcccttggagtctcctgcag Atgggtctgcagggaggacttttcctgttcctttgctgattcctgcacagaagcctggctcccatggcaggg gtcccctgagagggaagaacaaaggcaaaggacAGAAGAAACCCCACGAGCCAAACAACACCCTGAAACAAATCGGTACAGAACTGCACAAAGGGCATG ctaacgCAGCTGGTGAAAATGATCTGGCTTCCGAACCCACATTCAGGattgagcctctgggagatgctgagg tgatggaccaaaaggcaggacagaaggaggtgtttccccaaggaagcagtggctcattggcagcccctgctgcaggaaggaaggcgatggcagacacgggcacaggcacagcag atgcagccggcaccacaacatgTGTTCCCGATGCCCACAAGGGCCTTGGAAGCGACTTCTGTAAGGGAGCagcctgctgggcagggttaatggCTGGCCtgctttgtttggagcttgttCTCATGTTGTGCTGTGTCAGATTGTGGTGTTACTGGAAGAAGAAACG gtgcttCTGTGCATCTTCAGCAGATGGCCCTAACAACACAGGCAATGAGAACGTGGCCGTTTATCCCAGCTCTCCGCTTCTGCCCCTATCTAccctgccgtggctgcagcagcgtcaTGAGGCCTTCCCAAAACCCGTCCCTCcacgagaccctctgc